Within the Phosphitispora fastidiosa genome, the region GGCGCTTTCAACTTCAGCAGTCCCCAACCTGTGTCCTGATACATTAAGCACGTCATCAACGCGACCGGTTACCCATATGTAACCCAGTTCATCTCTCTTGGCACCGTCACCGGCGAAATAGAAATCTCCGAAGCGCTTCCAGTAAGTTTCTACGTAACGGTCATCATCTCCGTATATTGTCCGCAGCATAGAGGGCCAAGGTGATTTCACGACAAGATAGCCTACATCTGCAGAGTTTTTGTTCTCGTCTACGATGTCAAGTTCAATTCCAGGGAAGGGAACTGTCGCCGTACCGGGTTTCAGCGCAGTGATGCCGGGCAGGGGAGTGCACATGAAAGCTCCGGTCTCAGTCTGCCACCAAGTATCCATGATAGGAGCCTGCCCGCCGCCGATATGTTCGCGATACCACATCCAGGCTTCCGGGTTAATTGGCTCCCCGACGGAACCCAGTATTTTAATTGCCGACAGGTCATGGCTCTTGGGAAATTCGGTACCCCACTTCATGAATGTCCGAATGGCTGTAGGAGCAGTATAAAACTTGGTTACCCCGTACCTTTCAGCCATATCCCACAGCCTATCCTTGGCAGGATAATCTATCGTACCGTCATACATAAAGGTTGTAGCTCCAAGTGCCAGGGGAGCATAGACAACATAACTGTGTCCGGTTATCCAGCCAATATCTGCAGTACACCAGTAAACATCATCTTCTTTGATATCAAAAACATATTTCAGGGTGGCTTGTGTCTGCACCAGATATCCACCGGTTGTATGTACAACACCCTTTGGCTTGCCGGTTGTACCTGAGGTATACAGGATAAAGAGCATGTCTTCGGCGTCCATCACTTCAGGCTCATAATAGCTGCCTGCTTTGGCCATCAGTTCGTGATACCAAACATCGCGTCCCTCTACAAAGTCGACATCATTTCCGGCATTCTTGACAACAACACATTTTTCAATGGAAGGCGCATCTTCCAAAGCTTTATCGGCATTATTCTTTAATGCGAATGGTTTACCACGGCGG harbors:
- the acs gene encoding acetate--CoA ligase encodes the protein MENVALENRVFNPPAEITENANAKADIYELAQKDRIGFWDTQAKELVTWVEPYDKVLDDSKAPFYKWFVNGKLNLSYNCIDRHAKSDRRNKAAILYESEIGRQVCLTYGMLYREVNKFANALASLGVKKGDRVALYMPMIPEAAIAMLACTRIGAPHSLVFGGFSPESLRDRINDCQAKVLITSDGNFRRGKPFALKNNADKALEDAPSIEKCVVVKNAGNDVDFVEGRDVWYHELMAKAGSYYEPEVMDAEDMLFILYTSGTTGKPKGVVHTTGGYLVQTQATLKYVFDIKEDDVYWCTADIGWITGHSYVVYAPLALGATTFMYDGTIDYPAKDRLWDMAERYGVTKFYTAPTAIRTFMKWGTEFPKSHDLSAIKILGSVGEPINPEAWMWYREHIGGGQAPIMDTWWQTETGAFMCTPLPGITALKPGTATVPFPGIELDIVDENKNSADVGYLVVKSPWPSMLRTIYGDDDRYVETYWKRFGDFYFAGDGAKRDELGYIWVTGRVDDVLNVSGHRLGTAEVESALVECEEVAEAAVVGKKHDVKGEAVCAFVILKDGFEANSELIDKLRKHVGVKIGPIARPDDIIFTGGLPKTRSGKIMRRLLRDIAEGRAIGDVTTLADPGAMQEIASQYSGKED